The Pseudomonas sp. IAC-BECa141 genome contains the following window.
TCCATGGCGTTCTGCACACGGTTGCGGGGCAGGACGTGAAATTGCGCCGGCACGCCAACCTGAGTCGCCAGGCTGAGCATGATGTCGTAAAGGATGCCCTGGGTCGGGCGGCCGCGTTCGATCTGCACCATCGGCATCGCCCAGCTGTCGGCAACGACGAAGCGCAGCGGCGGTTGCGACGCCATCGCGCTCAGGCTCAATCCCAGTAATGCCCCCACGGCCCACCGCATAAATGCTCCGGTAATTCCCGATCCCGAGCCGACAAAAGCCCTCGCTCATGCAGCTTAGCCAGAATAGACGAGCACACCGGATGCAATTTTGCCCTTGCTCCGCTAGCATTAGCCGCTTCTGCTTCCTTTGCCGCGACGGTTTTCGATGAGTTATCAGGTTCTTGCACGTAAATGGCGTCCGCGCTCGTTCCGCGAAATGGTCGGCCAGACCCATGTGCTCAAGGCTCTGATCAATGCCTTGGACAGCCAGCGCCTGCACCACGCCTACCTCTTCACCGGTACGCGGGGCGTTGGCAAGACCACGATTGCGCGGATCATCGCCAAATGCCTGAACTGTGAAACAGGTATCACTTCAAGCCCGTGCGGCGAGTGTTCGGTGTGCCGCGAGATCGATGAAGGTCGTTTCGTCGACCTGATCGAGATCGACGCCGCGAGCCGGACCAAGGTCGAGGACACCCGCGAGCTGCTCGACAACGTGCAATACGCCCCGAGCCGCGGGCGCTTCAAGGTCTACCTGATCGACGAAGTGCACATGCTCTCCAGCCATTCCTTCAATGCGCTGCTGAAAACCCTCGAAGAGCCACCGCCCTACGTCAAGTTCATCCTGGCGACCACCGACCCGCAGAAACTTCCGGCAACGATTTTGTCGCGATGCCTGCAGTTCTCTCTGAAGAACATGACACCTGAGCGTGTTGTCGAGCATTTGACTCATGTCCTGACCGCCGAAAACGTACCGTTCGAAGACGACGCCCTGTGGCTGCTCGGCCGCGCCGCCGACGGTTCGATGCGTGACGCCATGAGCCTGACCGACCAGGCCATCGCCTTCGGTGAAGGCAAGGTGCTGGCCACCGATGTGCGGGCAATGCTCGGTACGCTGGATCATGGCCAGGTTTACGACGTGCTGCACGCGCTGATCGAAGGTGATGCCAAGGCGTTGCTCGAAGCCGTGCGTCACCTGGCCGAACAGGGTCCGGACTGGAACGGCGTGCTCTCGGAAATTCTCAACGTGCTGCACCGCGTCGCCATCGCCCAGGCCCTGCCGGAAGGTGTCGATAACGGCCACGGCGACCGTGACCGGGTGCTGGCGCTGGCCCAGGCCCTGCCGGCCGAAGACGTCCAGTTCTATTACCAGATGGGCCTGATCGGCCGCCGCGACTTGCCGCTGGCGCCGGACCCGCGAGGCGGTTTCGAAATGGTGCTGCTGCGGATGCTGGCCTTCCGGCCGGCAGACACGGCGGACGCCCCGAGGCAACCGCTAAAGCCAGTGGGGATCAGCCAGGCCACAGTTGATTCCGCAAACTCAGTGGCTGCCGCGCCGAAACCTGCGCCGGTAGTGGCTGCCGCTGTTGCGCCGGCTCCGGTGGTTGCACCGGCACCTGCGCCTGCGCCTGTTCCCGAGCCTGTACCGGTTGCCGCGGTGATTGCGCCTGAACCCGTTCCTGAGCCAGAACCCGAGCCGGTCGTGGCCGAAGAAGTCGTCGACCTGCCGTGGAATGACCCGGTAGAACTTGCACCTGGGCAGCAGCCAGCGGTCGAGCCCGTGCTGGAAACCACCGCCGAACAGCCGGATCTGCCGCCTATGCCGCTGCCGACCCCGGACAGCGTCGTGCCGGACGCCCCGGAGTGGGCCGCCGCGCCGATCCCCGAGCCGTCAGTGGCCGAAGTCGATGCCGCCACACCGGGCATGGACATGGACGACGAGCCGCCGCTCGACGAGGACTACATCGAGCCGGACATGGATTCGGCCTACAGTTACCTCGACGATCTGGCCAGCGAACACGCCGCAGAACCGGCTCCCGAACCCGAGCCGGAACCTGCCGCCGCGCCGGCCACAGGTCTGGCCCTGCAATGGCTGGAGCTGTTCCCGCAACTGCCGATCTCCGGCATGACCGGTAGCATCGCCGCCAACTGCACGCTGATCGCGGTCGATGGCGACCACTGGCTGATGCACCTGGACCCGGCCCACAGTGCCTTGTTCAACGCCACCCAGCAGCGTCGTCTGAACGATGCGCTGAACCAGTTCCACGGACGCACGCTGACCCTGACCATCGAGCTGATCAAGCCCGAGCAGGAAACCCCGGCCCAGGCTGCGTCCCGGCGCCGTGCCAACCGTCAGCGCGAGGCGGAGGAGTCGATCCACGGCGATCCGTTCATCCAGCAGATGGTCCAGCAGTTCGGTGCGGTCGTGCGACACGATACTATTGAACCTGTCGACGCCCTGGTCAGTCAGGGCTAATAACTGAGGGCGTCCGGCCTGTGTGGCCGGGCGCTGTTTTGATCCAAGTACTTTTGAGGTGATTCCCATGATGAAAGGTGGCATGGCCGGCCTGATGAAGCAGGCGCAGCAAATGCAGGAAAAAATGGCCAAGATGCAGGAAGAACTGGCCAACGCCGAAGTCACCGGCAAAGCCGGTGGCGATCTGGTCACCGTGGTGATGACCGGCCGTCATGACGTGAAGAAGGTCAGCATCGACCCGAGCGTACTGCCAGGCCTGGACGAAGACGACCGTGAAGTGGTCGAGGATCTGGTGGCTGCAGCCGTCAACGCCGCCGTGCGTCAGATCGAAGCCAACAGCCAGGCGAAAATGGGCAGCATGACCGCTGGCATGAACCTGCCGGCCGGTATGAAACTGCCGTTCTGATTCGCCTTGGCGGGTTGGATGAGCGACAAAAAATGCCAGGCATCGTGCCTGGCATTTTTTTTGGCCTGTTGATCGTTCCCACGCTCTGGACTGACCCCGACAAAGTGGACGATTCGATACCTCGACGATCGCTTATCAAACGGAACGCACCATCCCCACCAAGGTCTGCTCCCTATACCACCGAATTCATCATTCAAAGGAGACGCTGACATGTCCGACTCTCTGACCCTCAATCAACGCTTCGTGCTGGCCTCGCGACCGGTGGGCGCGCCAACGCCCGAGAACTTCCGTCTGGAGCGCGAGGCGCTGCCGGACCTTGAAGACGGCCAGGTGTTGCTCAAGACCCTGTACCTGTCACTCGATCCCTACATGCGCGGGCGCATGAGTGATGCGCCGTCCTACGCGGCGCCGGTACAGATCGGCGAGGTGATGACCGGCGGCGCTGTCAGCCGTGTAGAACAGTCGCGTCATCCGAAATTCCACCCCGGCGATCTGGTGGTGGGTGCCACCGGCTGGCAAAGCCACAGCATCAGCGACGGCCGCAACATCATCCCGATCCCGTCCGGCCTGCCGAGCCCGTCGATGGCCCTCGGCGTGCTGGGCATGCCCGGCATGACCGCCTACATGGGCCTGATGGACATCGGCCAGCCAAAAGAAG
Protein-coding sequences here:
- the dnaX gene encoding DNA polymerase III subunit gamma/tau, which produces MSYQVLARKWRPRSFREMVGQTHVLKALINALDSQRLHHAYLFTGTRGVGKTTIARIIAKCLNCETGITSSPCGECSVCREIDEGRFVDLIEIDAASRTKVEDTRELLDNVQYAPSRGRFKVYLIDEVHMLSSHSFNALLKTLEEPPPYVKFILATTDPQKLPATILSRCLQFSLKNMTPERVVEHLTHVLTAENVPFEDDALWLLGRAADGSMRDAMSLTDQAIAFGEGKVLATDVRAMLGTLDHGQVYDVLHALIEGDAKALLEAVRHLAEQGPDWNGVLSEILNVLHRVAIAQALPEGVDNGHGDRDRVLALAQALPAEDVQFYYQMGLIGRRDLPLAPDPRGGFEMVLLRMLAFRPADTADAPRQPLKPVGISQATVDSANSVAAAPKPAPVVAAAVAPAPVVAPAPAPAPVPEPVPVAAVIAPEPVPEPEPEPVVAEEVVDLPWNDPVELAPGQQPAVEPVLETTAEQPDLPPMPLPTPDSVVPDAPEWAAAPIPEPSVAEVDAATPGMDMDDEPPLDEDYIEPDMDSAYSYLDDLASEHAAEPAPEPEPEPAAAPATGLALQWLELFPQLPISGMTGSIAANCTLIAVDGDHWLMHLDPAHSALFNATQQRRLNDALNQFHGRTLTLTIELIKPEQETPAQAASRRRANRQREAEESIHGDPFIQQMVQQFGAVVRHDTIEPVDALVSQG
- a CDS encoding YbaB/EbfC family nucleoid-associated protein, whose protein sequence is MMKGGMAGLMKQAQQMQEKMAKMQEELANAEVTGKAGGDLVTVVMTGRHDVKKVSIDPSVLPGLDEDDREVVEDLVAAAVNAAVRQIEANSQAKMGSMTAGMNLPAGMKLPF